The DNA segment CGCCGATCTCGGTCCCGGTCGGACGCCAGACGCTGGGACGCGTCTTCAATCTTCTGGGACAGCCGATCGACCAGGGGCCGCCGGTCTCGAATCCGGAGCAGCGTCTTCCGATCCACCGCGCCCCTCCCTCGTTCGACGAGCAGGAAACGGTCGCGCGGATCTTCGAGACGGGGATCAAGGTCGTGGATCTCCTGGCGCCGTATGCGAAGGGCGGCAAGATCGGACTGTTCGGCGGCGCGGGTCTCGGCAAGACGGTCATCTTGCAGGAGCTGATTCGCAACATCGCGACCGAGCACGGCGGCTTCTCGGTGTTCTCGGGCGTCGGCGAGCGGACTCGCGAGGGGAACGACCTCTGGCTCGAGATGAAGGAGTCGGGCGTCATCGACAAGACGGTGATGGTGTTCGGCCAGATGAACGAGCCGCCAGGCGCTCGTCTGCGCGTGGCGCTGACGGGCGTCACGATGGCCGAGTACTTCCGCGATTCCGAGAATCAGGACGTGCTCTTCTTCGTGGACAACATCTTCCGGTTCGTCCAGGCGGGCTCCGAGGTGTCGGCGCTCCTCGGACGGATGCCGAGCGCGGTGGGGTATCAGCCGACGCTCTCGACCGAGATGGGGGCGCTCCAGGAGCGGATCACCTCGACGAAGCGGGGGTCGATCACGTCGGTGCAGGCGATCTACGTGCCGGCCGACGATCTCACCGATCCCGCGCCGGCGACGACCTTCTCGCACCTCGACGCGACG comes from the Candidatus Eisenbacteria bacterium genome and includes:
- the atpD gene encoding F0F1 ATP synthase subunit beta; protein product: MANPQKTNGTGADGANAANVGQVIQVIGPTVDVRFDPERLPPINNALTIDDADRNIHLTVEVGLHIGDEVVRCVAMSSTDGLVRGMEAVDTGAPISVPVGRQTLGRVFNLLGQPIDQGPPVSNPEQRLPIHRAPPSFDEQETVARIFETGIKVVDLLAPYAKGGKIGLFGGAGLGKTVILQELIRNIATEHGGFSVFSGVGERTREGNDLWLEMKESGVIDKTVMVFGQMNEPPGARLRVALTGVTMAEYFRDSENQDVLFFVDNIFRFVQAGSEVSALLGRMPSAVGYQPTLSTEMGALQERITSTKRGSITSVQAIYVPADDLTDPAPATTFSHLDATTVLSRRISELGIYPAVDPLDSTSRILDPNIVGDEHYNLARAVQRILQRYKD